In Capillimicrobium parvum, a genomic segment contains:
- a CDS encoding GAF domain-containing protein, producing MSTTVRTRAKATPSKSAPGHAGSASLRRALAAFSRVAAAADDSADLDGLLHAVARHICELVGVERCSIHLRDEKAGLFLGCVCYAGEPTRDADIKRSRVGGPSDRLILELLRTKRPVIVDNAHQDPRIIKSTVRFWKIHAIMAVPMIFQDEVIGVIFLDDMAGPHVFTGEDAEVASTFGDLAAVAVMHAQSRAELRAQVDAAQRHINALRRSSVVDERLSDLVLQGATLHELLEELAVVLVKPCAVFDADNTRLATAAPPGTDDGIAPRILESPYIDRPEVRDALAAHDGSRAFVVGPLPLAGVMHRYVIAPIIVGAETWGRLVVMEHKSRFVGGDMLTLRRAATLIALQVGTERQAIEADWDAGASLAAEVLGGCCEETVLRRRAERLGFRLDAPRAVMLIGPRSRAGAATLDFRAVAAALRKVAPELSVHATAVSGGVAVLAEQLPGLEDEAFTAYLKDVVRRVGAQLPRGDRLVAGVSPVRCDRDGYRSAFGEARQVVECIRRFSPPGGPAIFSSADLGAGALFLATSDNELVTASAEQTFGSLVDDPSKADLLTTLCSFFDNMASIRRCAACLDVHENTIRYRLARIEDLTGLAVTHDPDAQLRVRMALLVLLLQGRLPEPSPAVADTTRRSSLEVVRAAAT from the coding sequence GTGAGCACCACAGTGCGCACGCGCGCCAAGGCGACGCCGAGCAAGTCCGCGCCCGGCCACGCCGGCAGCGCCAGCCTCCGCCGCGCGCTGGCCGCGTTCTCGCGCGTGGCCGCGGCGGCCGACGACTCGGCGGACCTCGACGGGCTGCTGCACGCGGTCGCGCGGCACATCTGCGAGCTCGTCGGCGTCGAGCGCTGCTCGATCCACCTGCGCGACGAGAAGGCCGGGCTGTTCCTCGGCTGCGTCTGCTACGCCGGCGAGCCGACCCGCGACGCCGACATCAAGCGCTCCCGCGTCGGCGGCCCGTCGGACCGCCTCATCCTCGAGCTGCTGCGCACGAAGCGCCCGGTCATCGTCGACAACGCGCACCAGGACCCGCGCATCATCAAGTCGACGGTCCGCTTCTGGAAGATCCACGCGATCATGGCCGTCCCGATGATCTTCCAGGACGAGGTCATCGGCGTGATCTTCCTCGACGACATGGCCGGGCCGCACGTCTTCACCGGCGAGGACGCGGAGGTGGCCTCGACGTTCGGCGACCTCGCCGCCGTCGCGGTCATGCACGCCCAGTCGCGCGCCGAGCTGCGCGCGCAGGTCGATGCCGCCCAGCGCCACATCAACGCGCTGCGCCGTTCGAGCGTCGTCGACGAGCGCCTCAGCGACCTCGTGCTCCAGGGCGCCACGCTGCACGAGCTGCTCGAGGAGCTCGCCGTGGTGCTCGTCAAGCCGTGCGCCGTGTTCGACGCCGACAACACGCGGCTCGCCACGGCCGCGCCGCCGGGCACGGACGACGGCATCGCTCCCCGCATCCTCGAGTCGCCGTACATCGACCGCCCGGAGGTCCGTGACGCGCTGGCCGCCCACGACGGCAGCCGCGCGTTCGTCGTCGGCCCCCTCCCGCTGGCCGGCGTCATGCACCGCTACGTGATCGCGCCGATCATCGTCGGGGCGGAGACCTGGGGCCGGCTCGTCGTCATGGAGCACAAGTCGCGCTTCGTCGGCGGCGACATGCTCACCCTGCGCCGCGCGGCGACGCTCATCGCGCTGCAGGTCGGCACCGAGCGCCAGGCCATCGAGGCCGACTGGGACGCGGGCGCGTCGCTCGCCGCCGAGGTGCTCGGCGGCTGCTGCGAGGAGACCGTGCTGCGCCGGCGGGCCGAGCGCCTCGGCTTCCGCCTCGACGCGCCGCGCGCCGTGATGCTCATCGGGCCGCGCTCGCGCGCCGGCGCCGCCACGCTCGACTTCCGGGCGGTCGCCGCGGCGCTGCGCAAGGTCGCCCCCGAGCTGAGCGTCCACGCGACGGCGGTCAGCGGCGGCGTCGCCGTCCTCGCCGAGCAGCTGCCGGGGCTCGAGGACGAGGCGTTCACCGCATACCTCAAGGACGTCGTGCGTCGGGTCGGGGCCCAGCTCCCGCGCGGCGACCGGCTCGTCGCGGGCGTGTCGCCGGTGCGCTGCGACCGCGACGGCTACCGCAGCGCGTTCGGCGAGGCGCGCCAGGTCGTCGAGTGCATCCGGCGCTTCTCGCCGCCGGGCGGTCCGGCGATCTTCTCGTCGGCGGACCTGGGCGCGGGCGCGCTGTTCCTGGCCACGTCGGACAACGAGCTCGTCACCGCGTCGGCGGAGCAGACGTTCGGCAGCCTCGTCGACGATCCGTCGAAGGCCGACCTGCTCACGACGCTGTGCTCGTTCTTCGACAACATGGCGTCGATCCGGCGCTGCGCGGCGTGCCTCGACGTCCACGAGAACACGATCCGCTACCGGCTCGCCCGCATCGAGGACCTCACCGGCCTGGCGGTGACGCACGACCCGGACGCGCAGCTGCGCGTGCGCATGGCGCTGCTCGTCCTGCTGCTGCAGGGGCGGCTGCCCGAGCCGAGCCCGGCGGTCGCCGACACGACGCGGCGCTCGTCGCTCGAGGTGGTGCGCGCCGCGGCCACATAG
- a CDS encoding branched-chain amino acid ABC transporter permease/ATP-binding protein, whose product MEEVIRFAFLGFGIGALYALASQGLIVIYRGSGVLNFAMGAIGMAGVFVQWDLHTNAGWAFLPSAVVGVLFSAAIGAATHLFLMRPLRRSSPLVRVIATLGVLITLQAIAVLRYGSTPRFVLPELPTDIITISGSITITADRLILLGIAAVLTVVLWALYRFTKFGLATSAVAENERAASAIGWSPDRIAVTNWILGSALAAVAAILIAPIVTLQVTVMTNLILAAIAAALVAQFRSFPVALVAGLLIGIAQTELNRYVHQPGFGDSVPFIVIVVVLVVTGQALPLRDYFLQRLPSIGTGRINWGGIAFGVALTAFLLAVLNSQWADSIITTLCVAFILLSIVVVTGYAGQLSLAQFAIGGFGAWVAGRLVDAQGTPFWLALLIGVAATVPLGVLFAVPAVRTRGINLAVVTLGLGTAMELMLFRNPEYTGGIQGTQVGDATLFGWNINSITHSTRYGLFVLALFVICTLIVCNIRRGRSGRRLIAVRTNERAAAALGISVPGAKLYAFGVSAGIAAVGGILLVFRLSSIDYKLFTNFTSITDVGLALLGGIGYLIGPVIGATLTAGGLNQQILTSIFSDSVGKYIDLIGGVSILIIVLLNQNGIAKEWIAQANFVRRKLFANVPFLGPRKPPVRELPEHDVVPVTARTLEVRDLTVKYGTSVAVDSVSLSATPGRITGLIGPNGAGKTTLIDAVTGFTRMAGGTLHLDGQDITRWSATRRARAGIGRSFQSLELFEDSTVLDNLRVASDPRDPASYIKDLVWPVNPRLPGEVISAINEFGLSDDLDRNVEDLSYGKRRLLAIARAVATQPSVLLLDEPAAGLGDAETSELAHLVRRLADDWAMAILLVEHDMNFVMSVCDEIVVLDFGRQIAEGTPDVVRRDQGVIAAYLGEDEAQTAGVGAGGTEEVGP is encoded by the coding sequence GTGGAAGAGGTCATTCGGTTCGCGTTCCTCGGCTTCGGCATCGGAGCGCTCTACGCGCTCGCCTCGCAGGGCCTGATCGTCATCTACCGCGGGTCCGGCGTCCTGAACTTCGCGATGGGCGCCATCGGCATGGCCGGCGTGTTCGTCCAGTGGGACCTGCACACGAACGCCGGCTGGGCGTTCCTCCCGTCGGCCGTCGTCGGCGTCCTGTTCTCCGCCGCGATCGGCGCGGCGACCCATCTCTTCCTGATGCGCCCGCTGCGACGGTCCTCGCCGCTCGTGCGCGTCATCGCCACGCTCGGCGTGCTCATCACGCTGCAGGCGATCGCGGTGCTGCGCTACGGCTCGACCCCGCGGTTCGTCCTGCCCGAGCTGCCGACGGACATCATCACGATCTCCGGCTCCATCACGATCACGGCCGACCGGCTCATCCTGCTCGGGATCGCCGCCGTCCTGACCGTCGTGCTGTGGGCGCTGTACCGGTTCACGAAGTTCGGCCTGGCCACCTCGGCGGTGGCCGAGAACGAGCGCGCGGCGTCGGCGATCGGCTGGTCGCCGGACCGCATCGCCGTGACCAACTGGATCCTCGGCTCGGCGCTCGCCGCCGTGGCCGCGATCCTGATCGCCCCGATCGTCACGCTGCAGGTGACGGTCATGACGAACCTGATCCTCGCGGCGATCGCCGCCGCGCTGGTCGCCCAGTTCCGCTCGTTCCCCGTCGCGCTCGTCGCCGGCCTGCTCATCGGCATCGCGCAGACGGAGCTCAACCGCTACGTCCACCAGCCGGGTTTCGGCGACTCGGTGCCGTTCATCGTGATCGTCGTCGTGCTGGTCGTGACCGGTCAGGCGCTCCCGCTGCGCGACTACTTCCTGCAGCGGCTCCCGTCGATCGGGACCGGCCGCATCAACTGGGGCGGGATCGCGTTCGGCGTCGCGCTCACCGCCTTCCTGCTCGCGGTGCTCAACAGCCAATGGGCGGACTCGATCATCACGACGCTGTGCGTGGCGTTCATCCTGCTGTCGATCGTCGTCGTCACCGGCTACGCCGGCCAGCTGTCGCTCGCGCAGTTCGCGATCGGCGGCTTCGGCGCGTGGGTCGCCGGCCGCCTCGTCGACGCGCAGGGGACGCCGTTCTGGTTGGCCCTGCTCATCGGCGTGGCCGCGACGGTGCCGCTGGGGGTGCTGTTCGCCGTTCCGGCGGTGCGAACACGCGGCATCAACCTCGCGGTGGTGACGCTCGGCCTGGGCACCGCGATGGAGCTCATGTTGTTCCGCAACCCGGAGTACACGGGCGGGATCCAGGGCACGCAGGTCGGTGACGCCACGCTGTTCGGCTGGAACATCAACTCGATCACCCACTCGACGCGCTACGGCCTGTTCGTCCTGGCGCTGTTCGTGATCTGCACGCTGATCGTGTGCAACATCCGGCGCGGGCGCAGCGGCCGGCGGCTCATCGCGGTGCGCACGAACGAGCGCGCCGCGGCGGCGCTCGGAATCAGCGTGCCGGGCGCGAAGCTGTACGCGTTCGGCGTGTCGGCGGGGATCGCGGCGGTCGGCGGCATCCTGCTCGTCTTCCGCCTGAGCAGCATCGACTACAAGCTGTTCACGAACTTCACGTCGATCACGGACGTGGGGCTCGCGCTGCTGGGCGGCATCGGCTACCTCATCGGGCCGGTCATCGGCGCGACGCTGACCGCCGGCGGCCTCAACCAGCAGATCCTCACGTCGATCTTCTCCGACTCGGTCGGCAAGTACATCGACCTCATCGGCGGCGTGAGCATCCTCATCATCGTGCTGCTCAACCAGAACGGCATCGCGAAGGAGTGGATCGCCCAGGCCAACTTCGTGCGCCGGAAGCTGTTCGCGAACGTGCCGTTCCTCGGGCCGCGCAAGCCGCCGGTGCGCGAGTTGCCCGAGCACGACGTCGTCCCGGTGACGGCGCGGACGCTCGAGGTCCGCGACCTCACCGTGAAGTACGGCACCAGCGTCGCGGTCGACTCGGTCTCCCTGTCCGCCACGCCGGGGCGCATCACCGGACTGATCGGCCCCAACGGCGCCGGCAAGACGACCCTCATCGACGCGGTCACCGGCTTCACGCGGATGGCCGGCGGGACGCTGCACCTCGACGGGCAGGACATCACCCGCTGGTCGGCCACGCGGCGCGCCCGGGCCGGCATCGGGCGGTCGTTCCAGTCGCTCGAGCTCTTCGAGGACTCGACGGTGCTCGACAACCTGCGCGTCGCCTCCGACCCGCGCGACCCGGCGTCCTACATCAAGGACCTGGTGTGGCCGGTCAACCCGCGGCTGCCGGGCGAGGTCATCAGCGCGATCAACGAGTTCGGCCTGTCCGACGACCTCGATCGCAACGTCGAGGACCTCTCCTACGGCAAGCGGCGGCTGCTGGCGATCGCCCGGGCGGTCGCGACGCAGCCGAGCGTGCTCCTGCTCGACGAGCCCGCCGCGGGCCTCGGCGACGCGGAGACCTCCGAGCTCGCCCACCTGGTCCGGCGGCTCGCCGACGACTGGGCGATGGCGATCCTGCTCGTCGAGCACGACATGAACTTCGTCATGTCGGTCTGCGACGAGATCGTGGTCCTCGACTTCGGGCGCCAGATCGCCGAGGGCACGCCGGACGTCGTCCGGCGCGACCAGGGCGTCATCGCGGCCTACCTGGGTGAGGACGAGGCGCAGACAGCCGGCGTCGGCGCGGGCGGAACGGAGGAGGTGGGGCCATGA
- a CDS encoding thiolase family protein, which produces MFVREVFLVGVGATGFGRSGRTEEELGREAVAAALADAGLAASDVAAMSLSAGVGAAQRSELPDLGLGTERIAPVGRPTAWASRAMQMAWQAVAGGEYDVVLCAGIGTLAGEPESNGTLLHAQAAAAQHYMDASGATEEHLARVAAKNRTLGADNPRALLATRVDAGDVMGSELLEWPLRRLMVAAHADGAAAVVFTSGAVRRRLGGHAARVRASVLLGDSDAGDAISRAALLAYQSSSLGPEEIDLAEVDDSTAAGEMAAYEALQFAPQGQGPELVESAFTALGGVLPVNTSGGLLSQGEAIGASGIAQVCEIAWQLRGEAGRRQVSGARVGLALSARRAPGRLPLVSLMILSGR; this is translated from the coding sequence GTGTTCGTGCGCGAGGTCTTCCTCGTCGGCGTCGGGGCGACCGGGTTCGGGCGTTCCGGACGGACCGAAGAGGAGCTCGGCCGCGAGGCGGTCGCCGCCGCGCTGGCGGATGCGGGCCTCGCCGCAAGCGACGTCGCCGCGATGTCGCTGAGCGCCGGGGTGGGCGCGGCGCAGCGCAGCGAGCTGCCGGATCTCGGCCTGGGCACCGAGCGAATCGCCCCGGTCGGGCGACCGACGGCGTGGGCGTCGCGCGCGATGCAGATGGCGTGGCAGGCCGTGGCCGGCGGCGAATACGACGTCGTGCTGTGCGCGGGGATCGGGACCCTCGCGGGCGAGCCCGAGTCCAACGGCACGCTGTTGCACGCGCAGGCCGCGGCGGCGCAGCACTACATGGACGCGAGCGGCGCGACGGAGGAGCACCTCGCGCGCGTCGCCGCGAAGAACCGCACGCTCGGCGCCGACAACCCCCGCGCGCTGCTGGCGACGCGGGTGGACGCCGGCGACGTGATGGGCAGCGAGCTGCTCGAGTGGCCGCTGCGGCGCCTGATGGTGGCCGCGCACGCCGACGGCGCCGCCGCGGTGGTGTTCACGTCGGGTGCCGTGCGGCGGCGGCTCGGTGGCCACGCGGCGCGGGTGCGGGCGTCGGTGCTGCTCGGCGACAGCGACGCAGGCGACGCGATCTCGCGGGCGGCGCTGCTCGCCTACCAGAGCTCGAGCCTGGGCCCCGAGGAGATAGATCTCGCGGAGGTCGACGACAGCACCGCGGCCGGTGAGATGGCCGCGTACGAGGCGCTGCAGTTCGCGCCGCAGGGGCAGGGACCCGAGCTGGTGGAGAGCGCGTTCACCGCGCTGGGCGGCGTGCTGCCGGTCAACACGAGCGGCGGCCTGCTGTCCCAGGGCGAGGCGATCGGCGCGTCGGGCATCGCCCAGGTGTGCGAGATCGCCTGGCAGCTGCGCGGTGAGGCGGGCCGGCGCCAGGTGTCGGGCGCGCGCGTCGGGCTGGCGCTCAGCGCGCGCCGCGCACCGGGCCGCCTGCCGCTCGTCTCCCTGATGATCCTCAGCGGCCGCTGA
- a CDS encoding zinc-dependent alcohol dehydrogenase, translating to MKAAVFQGIKDIRVEEVDDPQAGPEDVVVAVSVCGICGSDLHTYEHGSFVAPGQIMGHEFAGEVVEAGDEVSGLQVGDRVTASPLVPCGDCPRCLEGRYNLCASAWTTGLAYGRPGAFAERIRIPRSIPGENVFKLSDDMSDEQGATVEPLAVAVHAVRLAGDVEGSTALVLGLGTIGQQVLQVLRAYGARRVIGIDLSELRLRAAATLGADAVDGAAGIDAAVDAALGEGEEVDVVFECSGVPELARAALDTVKAGGTIVVLALYDDPLTFNPTALVQKEIRLQGSIAYTSDDFGEAVALLSSGRAQADPLITHRHALDDVAEAFETQMSKDRSLKVLVTPGAPPSS from the coding sequence ATGAAGGCGGCGGTCTTCCAGGGCATCAAGGACATCCGGGTCGAGGAGGTCGACGACCCGCAGGCGGGACCGGAGGACGTGGTCGTCGCGGTCAGCGTGTGCGGCATCTGCGGCTCGGACCTGCACACCTACGAGCACGGCTCGTTCGTCGCGCCCGGCCAGATCATGGGCCACGAGTTCGCGGGCGAGGTCGTCGAGGCCGGCGACGAGGTCAGCGGCCTGCAGGTCGGCGATCGCGTGACCGCCTCGCCGCTCGTGCCCTGCGGCGACTGCCCTCGCTGCCTCGAGGGCCGCTACAACCTGTGCGCCTCGGCCTGGACCACCGGGCTCGCCTACGGGCGCCCGGGCGCGTTCGCGGAGCGGATCCGCATCCCGCGCTCCATCCCGGGCGAGAACGTCTTCAAGCTCTCCGACGACATGTCAGACGAGCAGGGCGCGACCGTCGAACCCCTCGCGGTCGCCGTCCATGCGGTCAGGCTGGCGGGCGACGTCGAGGGCAGCACGGCGCTCGTGCTCGGCCTGGGCACGATCGGCCAGCAGGTCCTCCAGGTCCTGCGCGCGTACGGCGCGCGCCGCGTCATCGGCATCGACCTCTCCGAGCTGCGCCTGCGGGCGGCGGCCACCCTGGGGGCCGACGCGGTCGATGGCGCGGCGGGCATCGACGCGGCGGTCGACGCCGCGCTCGGCGAGGGCGAGGAGGTCGACGTCGTCTTCGAGTGCTCCGGCGTGCCGGAGCTCGCCAGAGCCGCGCTGGACACGGTCAAGGCCGGGGGCACGATCGTCGTGCTCGCCCTCTACGACGACCCGCTCACGTTCAACCCGACGGCGCTCGTGCAGAAGGAGATCCGCCTGCAGGGCAGCATCGCCTACACGAGCGACGACTTCGGCGAGGCGGTGGCGCTGCTGTCGAGCGGGCGCGCCCAGGCCGACCCGCTCATCACGCACCGCCACGCGCTCGACGACGTCGCGGAGGCGTTCGAGACCCAGATGAGCAAGGACCGCTCGCTGAAGGTCCTCGTCACGCCGGGCGCCCCGCCGTCCTCGTGA
- a CDS encoding class I adenylate-forming enzyme family protein translates to MPGVLNTETQTLPELLRTRAAELGDARFVRDDRVAWSYAEFHHRVTEIAAGLRAAGVQRGDVVGVVLRNGPEYLEVWWAILWLGAVFNPVNPDLTLREAMGILEDSGASTIVCEAAREEDFAAVRGELPALRELVGVDQAAGDPLGVLRAHGTVADEAGAAPDDLMSLVYTSGTTGRPKGAMLSHRNFMSDTRMLGELVPVVRGDVLGMVLPLFHVNAQVVTTVMPMLIGAEVAMWERFSASTFWDTVARFEPVTFSAVPTMLAALLHAPGADEAETNSVRYVVCGAAPLSPAMFERFEAKFGIAVLEGYGLTEGACCSTLNPFHGPRKIGSIGLPVRGQDVVIRGDDGRAAGDGVPGEVCVRGPNVMQGYLNRPDATAETLRDGWLHTGDVGYRDADGYIFLVDRKKDMIIRGGENIYPREIEDVLLEHDAVQGAAVVGRPDAVRGEEVHAVVVLAAGAGLDAVERHCRERLAPFKVPSTWEVVDDLPKTSTGKIDKKPLRDRVRSAATA, encoded by the coding sequence ATGCCCGGCGTGCTCAACACGGAGACCCAGACCCTCCCCGAGCTGCTGCGCACGCGCGCGGCCGAGCTCGGCGACGCGCGCTTCGTCCGCGACGACCGGGTGGCCTGGTCCTACGCCGAGTTCCACCACCGGGTGACGGAGATCGCCGCGGGCCTGCGCGCTGCCGGCGTGCAGCGCGGCGACGTCGTCGGCGTCGTCCTGCGCAACGGGCCGGAGTACCTCGAGGTGTGGTGGGCGATCCTCTGGCTCGGCGCCGTCTTCAATCCGGTCAACCCGGACCTGACGCTGCGCGAGGCGATGGGCATCCTCGAGGACTCGGGCGCGAGCACGATCGTCTGCGAGGCCGCCCGCGAGGAGGACTTCGCCGCCGTCCGCGGCGAGCTGCCCGCGCTGCGCGAGCTGGTCGGCGTCGACCAGGCCGCCGGCGACCCGCTCGGCGTCCTGCGCGCGCACGGGACCGTCGCCGACGAGGCCGGCGCCGCTCCGGACGACCTCATGTCGCTCGTCTACACGTCGGGCACGACGGGCCGGCCGAAGGGCGCGATGCTCAGCCACCGCAACTTCATGTCGGACACGCGCATGCTCGGCGAGCTCGTCCCGGTGGTCCGCGGCGACGTCCTCGGCATGGTCCTGCCGCTGTTCCACGTCAACGCCCAGGTCGTGACGACGGTCATGCCGATGCTCATCGGCGCCGAGGTCGCGATGTGGGAGCGCTTCTCGGCCTCGACGTTCTGGGACACGGTCGCGCGCTTCGAGCCGGTGACGTTCTCGGCGGTCCCGACGATGCTCGCCGCACTGCTGCACGCACCCGGCGCCGACGAGGCGGAGACCAACTCGGTCCGCTACGTCGTGTGCGGCGCCGCGCCGCTGTCGCCGGCGATGTTCGAGCGCTTCGAGGCGAAGTTCGGCATCGCGGTGCTCGAGGGCTACGGCCTCACCGAAGGCGCCTGCTGCTCGACGCTCAACCCGTTCCACGGCCCGCGCAAGATCGGCTCGATCGGCCTGCCGGTGCGCGGGCAGGACGTGGTCATCCGCGGCGACGACGGCCGGGCCGCGGGCGACGGCGTCCCGGGCGAGGTGTGCGTCCGCGGGCCGAACGTCATGCAGGGCTATCTCAACCGCCCGGACGCGACCGCCGAGACGCTGCGCGACGGCTGGCTGCACACCGGCGACGTCGGCTACCGCGACGCCGACGGCTACATCTTCCTCGTCGACCGCAAGAAGGACATGATCATCCGCGGCGGCGAGAACATCTACCCGCGCGAGATCGAGGACGTCCTGCTCGAGCACGACGCCGTCCAGGGCGCCGCGGTGGTCGGCCGCCCGGACGCGGTGCGCGGGGAGGAGGTGCACGCGGTCGTCGTGCTGGCCGCCGGGGCCGGCCTGGACGCGGTGGAGCGGCACTGCCGCGAGCGCCTGGCCCCGTTCAAGGTGCCGTCGACCTGGGAGGTCGTCGACGACCTGCCCAAGACCTCGACCGGCAAGATCGACAAGAAGCCGCTGCGCGACCGGGTGCGCTCGGCCGCCACGGCCTGA
- a CDS encoding acetoacetate decarboxylase family protein: MGFVKQPDEIAKIEHALSHPRFVNGEMLSVDFLTEPTVVEQILPPPLQPAGEPRITAMVGRWQSNCVGDFFGGAIYVAARHDGIDGDYVLAMYMDGDIPTIYGRDLFGEPKKLATSNVYRHGNVVSGYVDRHGTRLIELHATVSKDLGPFEAEGYNFNFKARPNADGIGLQEDAILTRARFDVHAVAAREGSGSVTLRGTVHDPLDELPIVSVLGARFVEADLIASCEAVATTPADVFLPFHHGRHDDWSALDTEAAVLAAAV; the protein is encoded by the coding sequence ATGGGCTTCGTCAAGCAGCCGGACGAGATCGCCAAGATCGAGCACGCGCTGAGCCATCCCCGGTTCGTCAACGGAGAGATGCTGTCGGTCGACTTCCTGACCGAGCCGACCGTCGTCGAGCAGATCCTGCCGCCGCCGCTGCAGCCGGCCGGCGAACCGCGGATCACCGCGATGGTCGGGCGCTGGCAGTCCAACTGCGTCGGGGACTTCTTCGGCGGCGCGATCTACGTGGCGGCGCGCCACGACGGCATCGACGGCGACTACGTGCTCGCGATGTACATGGACGGCGACATCCCGACCATCTACGGTCGCGACCTGTTCGGCGAGCCCAAGAAGCTCGCGACGAGCAACGTCTACCGGCACGGCAACGTCGTCTCCGGCTACGTGGACCGCCACGGCACGCGGCTCATCGAACTGCACGCCACGGTGTCCAAGGACCTCGGGCCGTTCGAGGCCGAGGGCTACAACTTCAACTTCAAGGCGCGCCCGAACGCGGACGGCATCGGGCTGCAGGAGGACGCGATCCTCACGAGGGCCAGGTTCGACGTGCACGCGGTCGCCGCACGGGAGGGCAGCGGATCGGTGACCCTGCGCGGCACCGTGCACGACCCGCTCGACGAGCTGCCGATCGTGTCCGTGCTCGGCGCGCGCTTCGTCGAGGCCGACCTGATCGCCAGCTGCGAGGCGGTCGCGACGACGCCCGCGGACGTGTTCCTGCCGTTCCACCACGGGCGCCACGACGACTGGAGCGCGCTCGACACCGAGGCCGCCGTCCTGGCCGCCGCGGTCTGA
- a CDS encoding SDR family NAD(P)-dependent oxidoreductase, translating to MGILDDKVVLITGAASGIGEATAREARAEGARLLLSDVDEARGTALAQELGGATFVACDVTDESQVEELVATAQRELGGLDGAFNCAGILGTIGMTADTSFEDFKRICDVDLNGVFLCTKHELRAMLADGGGSIVNMASAAGLIGWPGAVGYVAAKHGVVGLTKAAALEYATEGIRVNSVCPSYTETPMVSDLFENLLGGDAAAVEAARANHPIGRFAQAPEIASACVWLLSDKASFVTGTAMSVDGGYTAP from the coding sequence ATGGGGATCCTGGACGACAAGGTGGTGCTGATCACCGGCGCCGCCAGCGGCATCGGCGAGGCGACGGCGCGGGAGGCGCGCGCGGAGGGCGCGCGGCTGCTGCTCTCCGACGTCGACGAGGCGCGCGGGACGGCGCTGGCGCAGGAGCTCGGCGGCGCGACGTTCGTCGCCTGCGACGTCACCGACGAGAGCCAGGTCGAGGAGCTCGTCGCGACCGCCCAGCGCGAGCTCGGGGGGCTCGACGGCGCGTTCAACTGCGCGGGGATCCTCGGCACGATCGGCATGACGGCCGACACGAGCTTCGAGGACTTCAAGCGCATCTGCGACGTCGACCTCAACGGCGTGTTCCTGTGCACGAAGCACGAGCTGCGGGCGATGCTGGCCGACGGCGGCGGGTCGATCGTCAACATGGCGTCGGCGGCCGGGCTGATCGGCTGGCCGGGCGCCGTCGGCTACGTCGCCGCCAAACACGGCGTCGTGGGCCTCACGAAGGCGGCGGCGCTCGAGTACGCCACAGAGGGAATCCGGGTCAACTCGGTCTGCCCGTCCTACACCGAGACGCCGATGGTCTCCGACCTGTTCGAGAACCTCCTGGGCGGCGACGCGGCCGCGGTGGAGGCCGCGCGCGCCAACCACCCGATCGGCCGCTTCGCCCAGGCGCCCGAGATCGCGTCCGCCTGCGTGTGGCTGCTGTCCGACAAAGCCTCGTTCGTCACCGGCACGGCGATGAGCGTGGACGGGGGCTACACCGCTCCGTAG
- a CDS encoding ABC transporter ATP-binding protein — protein MSTVVETKGLASGYGGQPVIHDVDIAVNAGEVVCLLGNNGAGKTTTMLTLSGELPTLAGEILFDGVVTKAPLHRRARNGLSYVTEERSVFKSMSARDNLRCGGVSPADAVQLFPELEKCMGTRGGLLSGGEQQMLTLARALGRNPRVLLADELSLGLAPLVVDRLLAAVRRAATEAGTGALIVEQHARKAMRYSDRVYVMSRGRIAMALSSEEAQARLGEIEATYLSADAVAQALPGGKPPPPAPAPPV, from the coding sequence ATGAGCACGGTCGTCGAGACGAAGGGGCTGGCGTCGGGCTACGGCGGCCAGCCGGTCATCCACGACGTCGACATCGCAGTCAACGCGGGGGAGGTCGTCTGCCTGCTCGGCAACAATGGAGCCGGCAAGACCACGACGATGCTCACGCTGAGCGGCGAGCTGCCGACCCTCGCCGGTGAGATCCTCTTCGACGGCGTGGTCACGAAGGCGCCGCTGCATCGCCGCGCGCGCAACGGGCTGTCGTACGTCACCGAGGAGCGCTCGGTGTTCAAGAGCATGTCGGCCCGCGACAACCTGCGCTGCGGCGGCGTGTCGCCCGCGGATGCCGTACAGCTGTTCCCCGAGCTCGAGAAGTGCATGGGCACGCGCGGCGGCCTGCTCTCCGGCGGCGAGCAGCAGATGCTCACCCTGGCGCGGGCGCTCGGTCGCAACCCGCGGGTCCTGCTCGCCGACGAGCTCTCGCTCGGCCTGGCGCCGCTCGTCGTCGACCGCCTGCTCGCCGCGGTGCGGCGCGCGGCGACCGAGGCGGGGACCGGCGCGCTGATCGTCGAGCAGCACGCCCGCAAGGCGATGCGCTACTCCGACCGCGTCTACGTGATGAGCCGCGGCCGCATCGCGATGGCGCTGTCCTCCGAGGAGGCCCAGGCGCGGCTCGGCGAGATCGAGGCGACGTACCTGTCGGCCGACGCGGTCGCGCAGGCGCTGCCGGGCGGCAAGCCGCCGCCCCCGGCCCCGGCCCCGCCCGTCTGA